Proteins encoded in a region of the Lemur catta isolate mLemCat1 chromosome 14, mLemCat1.pri, whole genome shotgun sequence genome:
- the LOC123649750 gene encoding WD repeat- and FYVE domain-containing protein 4-like produces the protein MALWILATSPAGDSDVFELENPRFCCRNKESASSVQDLERELTCVMLRTVATLLKGSVRNAVVLKDHGMVPFIKIFLDHECYRETSLSILEQLSVINTEEYMSIIVGALCSSTQGELQLKLDLLKSLLRILQTPKGRAAFRVSSGFNGLLTLLSDLEGSLHEPPLQAWGAVTPGQTLGLVLHTLCAMSVALHLDPVNGDFFRRNGLFEKLAEDLCLLGWLTRRPGHLLIC, from the exons aTGGCGCTCTGGATTTTAGCAACAAGCCCTGCAGGGGACTCTGATGTGTTTGAGTTGGAAAACCCCCGCTTCTGCTGTA GAAATAAAGAGTCTGCTTCTAGTGTTCAGGATCTGGAAAGAGAACTCACCTGTGTGATGCTGAGAACTGTGGCCACGCTTCTGAAAGGCTCGGTTCGGAATGCAG TTGTCCTGAAAGACCACGGAATGGTGCCCTTCATCAAGATCTTCCTGGACCACGAGTGCTACCGGGAGACCTCGCTCAGCATCTTGGAGCAGCTGTCAGTCATCAACACCGAGGAGTACATGAGCATCATTGTGGGTGCTCTGTGCTCATCCACTCAAGGGGAGCTGCAGCTGAAACTGGATCTCCTTAAG TCTCTGCTCCGGATCTTGCAGACTCCCAAGGGCCGTGCTGCTTTCAGAGTCTCCAGCGGGTTCAACGGGCTGCTGACCCTGCTCTCAGACCTGGAGGGCTCTCTCCATGAGCCCCCGCTGCAGGCATGGGGGGCCGTGACCCCCGGCCAGACCCTGGGGCTGGTGCTGCACACTCTTTGTGCCATGTCTGTCGCGCTGCACCTGGACCCTGTCAACGGCGACTTCTTCAGGAGGAACGGGCTCTTTGAGAAGCTGGCCGAGGACCTGTGCCTGCTGGGCT GGCTGACACGAAGGCCAGGCCATTTGCTGATTTGCTGA